The following are encoded in a window of Kineosporia sp. NBRC 101731 genomic DNA:
- a CDS encoding phosphatase PAP2 family protein, translating to MASQPGNAASGSEASTAVHDDDHPDPDNLESHLAGDTPSEHEGRLVLTGLLLFLGTALLGGFVLIGVLVATGLPGVPKIDHDVSTGAHGYVVDRPWLADILTVIGHVTEPFVIRAIFLVLAIVLWRRGARRAVAWMVATLVIGGTLNPLIKLLVERNRPDLPDPVYLASGSSFPSGHTTNAVMFAGIVLVLLEPSLRHHVRAPGDGRSVRSTRGRVALWVGAFAWPVFVALDRLGLGVHYLTDVVGGFFFGLSVLLITLVAFSRSSTLKLWPRKQPNT from the coding sequence ATGGCATCACAGCCCGGCAACGCGGCCTCAGGATCTGAGGCCTCGACAGCGGTGCACGACGACGACCATCCGGACCCCGACAACCTCGAGTCGCACCTGGCCGGTGACACCCCGTCCGAGCATGAGGGCCGCCTGGTACTCACCGGGCTGCTGCTGTTCCTCGGGACGGCGCTGCTCGGTGGGTTCGTGCTGATCGGTGTGCTCGTGGCGACGGGCCTACCCGGCGTGCCGAAGATCGATCACGACGTGTCGACCGGGGCGCACGGCTACGTGGTGGACCGGCCCTGGCTGGCCGACATCCTGACGGTGATCGGACACGTCACCGAGCCGTTCGTGATCCGCGCGATCTTCCTGGTGCTGGCGATCGTGCTCTGGCGGCGCGGAGCCCGCCGGGCGGTGGCCTGGATGGTCGCGACGCTGGTCATCGGCGGCACGCTCAACCCCCTGATCAAGCTGCTGGTCGAGCGGAACCGGCCGGACCTGCCCGACCCGGTCTACCTGGCCTCGGGGTCGAGCTTTCCCTCCGGACACACCACCAACGCCGTGATGTTCGCCGGCATCGTGCTGGTGCTCCTCGAGCCCAGCCTGCGGCACCACGTACGGGCCCCCGGCGACGGCCGGTCCGTGCGCAGTACCCGAGGGCGGGTAGCGCTGTGGGTGGGAGCGTTCGCGTGGCCGGTCTTCGTCGCGCTCGACCGGCTCGGCCTGGGCGTGCACTACCTGACCGACGTCGTCGGCGGGTTCTTCTTCGGACTGTCGGTGCTGCTGATCACGCTGGTGGCGTTCAGCCGGAGCAGCACGCTGAAACTCTGGCCGCGGAAACAACCGAACACCTGA
- a CDS encoding DUF397 domain-containing protein, whose product MGIDSGWIRASGADGSDEFVEMRRTGEMIEVRYSKNGETGDVLSFTPGEWDAWLDGAKKGEFDHLV is encoded by the coding sequence ATGGGCATCGACAGCGGGTGGATCAGGGCCAGCGGCGCCGACGGCAGTGACGAGTTCGTCGAGATGCGCCGCACCGGCGAGATGATCGAGGTGCGCTACTCGAAAAACGGCGAGACCGGCGACGTGCTCTCGTTCACCCCCGGTGAGTGGGACGCGTGGCTCGACGGCGCGAAGAAGGGCGAGTTCGACCACCTCGTGTAG
- a CDS encoding PAC2 family protein: MLDPRDLYTLADEQPEEGALEHPVLLHALGGFIDAGNAGRLAGEHLLSSLEHRVLATFDVDQLYDYRARRPAMTFMENRWESYEAPQLVLEEVKDVEGRGFLMLTGPEPDIQWERFVAAVTELVDHYNVRLTIGVHAIPMAVPHTRPSGMTAHATRKNLIDIKNIWAGNVQVPGNVAGLLELRLGQAGRDAAGFAVHVPHYLTQAEFPDAAVVLVDAVADVSDLTLPTGTLIEAGIETRAAIEEQVAGQPEVAAVVSALEQQYDAYVAGEGNALPLADGPGELPTADELGAELERFLAEENDRKGRGDV, translated from the coding sequence GTGCTGGATCCGCGGGATCTTTACACGCTCGCCGACGAGCAGCCCGAAGAGGGCGCTCTCGAACACCCTGTGCTGCTGCACGCGCTCGGAGGTTTCATCGACGCGGGCAACGCGGGCCGGCTGGCGGGAGAGCACCTGCTCAGCTCGCTGGAACACCGGGTGCTGGCCACATTCGATGTCGACCAGCTCTACGACTACCGCGCGCGGCGCCCGGCGATGACCTTCATGGAGAACCGCTGGGAGAGCTACGAGGCTCCCCAGCTGGTGCTCGAGGAGGTCAAAGACGTCGAGGGGCGCGGCTTCCTGATGCTGACCGGCCCGGAGCCGGACATCCAGTGGGAGCGTTTCGTGGCCGCGGTCACGGAGCTCGTCGACCACTACAACGTGCGCCTGACCATCGGCGTGCACGCGATCCCGATGGCGGTGCCGCACACGCGCCCCTCCGGTATGACCGCGCACGCCACCCGAAAGAACCTGATCGACATCAAGAACATCTGGGCCGGCAATGTGCAGGTCCCGGGCAACGTCGCCGGCCTGCTGGAGTTACGACTGGGCCAGGCCGGTAGAGATGCCGCGGGATTTGCCGTGCACGTGCCGCACTACCTGACCCAGGCCGAGTTCCCCGATGCTGCCGTGGTGCTGGTCGACGCCGTGGCCGACGTCAGCGACCTGACACTGCCCACCGGCACGCTCATCGAGGCCGGCATCGAGACCCGCGCCGCCATTGAGGAACAGGTCGCCGGGCAGCCCGAGGTGGCTGCCGTGGTGAGTGCCCTGGAGCAGCAGTACGACGCCTACGTCGCCGGTGAGGGCAATGCGCTGCCGCTCGCGGACGGCCCGGGTGAGCTGCCCACCGCCGACGAGCTGGGCGCCGAGCTCGAGCGCTTCCTCGCCGAGGAGAACGACCGCAAGGGCCGTGGCGACGTCTGA